cATTATCACAACAAATGACTTAGGAAACGAGGCTTATCGCAAGCAAACACAAACGGAATGCATTCCTACGTCCAGTAAGAGCAGCTGGGTAAACATAACTGTAAATgacaaatagagaaaaaaatatttgctcgTTTGAACACACTGTACACTTAACAGCATTCAAAGCCAGTTGTCTGCCCTGCTGTCTCTGTCCACTTCTGAGTGGTTTTCACAGAGCAACAAGAGGAAAGAACCCtcaaaatagtaaaaaagcAGGTTTTCCACTGTGTAACTTGGCTAGGGGAATGGAAGCAGTCCAGAACCTTTTCTGAAGTTATGCTAAACTGGCAGTTAATCCAACTGAATGTCTGCCTAATTACTCTCCCAAACTTGTTTAACTGAACTCAGCTGTTTGCCTTCAAATATATGTTACAATAACACAGGCTAGCTTTAAAGGCCAGCAGTGAAAGTTATCAGCACTTCAGAAGGCATGCATCAGAAAACAAGACAATATTCATCAGTACACGTCTTTGCCTCAATCACCGAGCCACACAGAAAAATCTCCATTCGCCCCTCTCCTTGTATTTCTACACAAAGGTACTGAGCATGCACCTCTCAGTTCAGCTACGAAGTAACAGTTGAGCTTCAGCAGCTAAACTCTAAAAAATTATCCAAAGTGATTCAATGCAGAACCACATATGAATTACAGAACAGGAGAAGGGTCACGTACAGAACCAGTGATCTCTGCTACGGCAGCACCTCCCTTGGCTTTCAGAGGCATGTTATTCCTAAAACACTTCTTGGAACAGCCACATCTTTTTGATCGGTTCTCTCTCTTCAGCGATCccaaagcttttaaagaagcaCGTTCATAAGGAATATGGTGCTTACATCAGTATCAACCCACTGCCTGACATCCATCGGGGCTGCCGTCATGTCATCCACTTTGTAGAGAATGTTTGTCGGTGCTTTCTCAGCGTGCCGAATTATCCCCATAATGGTGACCTGCAttgggagagggaagagctTATCCGGGAAGGCCCCGGGAAACGAGTCTGCTTTACCCACAGCCTTCCCGCTCGCTGCTTTCTCCCGGCGCCCACCTGGGAGATCTCCACGTCGCAGATGCGGAAGGTCTCGTCGACCTGCTCGGCTGCCAGCAGCTGCGACACGGTGCAGGGCACGATGTTCTGGGAGCGGATTCTCTGCAAGGGTCGGCGGGGCCGTCAGCGCCGCCGGGGAGCGGCCGCCCCTCTCCCCGCTCCTCCGGCCGCCGCGGCCCagcgccccgctcccggcctACCTGCTTCTTCTCCGCCTGGGTGCCGGCGGGGGGGCCGAAGCCGCCCGGCGACTGCGTGTAGCCGCCCGCGGGCCCCGAGGTGCCCACGCTGCCGTACCCGCCCTCGAAGGTACctgagggggaagagggagagccGGTGAGGCGGTGGCGGTGACGCGCCCCTCGACCCTGccgccagcgccgccgccgccatcacggggcgcggcggcggcctcGTCGTCCCCCCCGTCTCCGGCGGCCCCAggcgccccgcgccgcccccaGGCGCCGGCCACCGGCCAGGCCcaccgccgcccggccgcccccggcccgcaCCGTGTCCGCTCCACATGGCTACGGCCGAACGTCGGGCGCCAGCCGGCCCGCGCGCACCGCCCCTTCTCGCGCCGCTGGTTCCTGCCCAATCCGTAGGCGCAGTTCCGCCGGCCGGCAGCCAATCACGACACCTCACTTTCCGGCTCCTTCCAATAGGAGGAGGCCGCGGGGAGGCGGCCGGCGCCATTTTGGGTGCGGGCGCTGCCCAGCAGCGGCCAGGtgaggggcggggcggggcggggcggggcggggcagcgCAGCGCAGCAGCGACCGACcgacatacatacatacatacatacatacatacatacatacatacatacatacatgcagcCCGTCGcgctcctcctgctctgcccgcTGGCCGCGGGCCTGTCAGGTAAGGGGAGGCAGCgtgccccgctccccggccgggcggggggtCCCGAGCGGTGCCCCGTGGCAgcgccgcgccccccgccccgctgagCCTCGGCGTCTCCCGGCAGCGACAGGGCGCTTCTGGCACGTCACCGACCTCCACTGGGACCCCGACTACGacgcggcggcgggcgccgggCAGGTGTGCCCCTCGGGCGGCTCCCGCGCCGTGCCCGCCGCCGGGCCCTGGGGCAGCTACCTCTGCGACGCGCCCTGGCGCCTGCTCGCCTCCGCAGCCCGCGCCATGAGGAGCCGCCTGCAGCGGCCGGACTTCGTCCTCTGGACCGGGTGAGGACGGGCCGGGGGCCGGGAGGGGCCGGGGGCCCGCCGGGAGCGCATCGGCCGCCCGCCAGCAGCGGCATTCGGCCGGGCTCTGAACCCGCTCACCGACGGGCCTCTCCTCAGCTCGCCGCCTCCGTCCTCCCGCTGCAGTCCGGCGGGCTGAGGAACGGTGTGCGCCCCTTCAGAGAGCTGCTCCTCCGAGAGGAGGCACGCCGGGAGCTGGCAGTGGGGGTGCCGGGGTTAGGCGTCGCGCCTGGGCCGCGGCGAGGCCCTGCCTGCTCGGAGGGACGCCGGGCCCGGTGGGGGAAGGCAGCCGGAGGGCCGGGGCCTAAGGAGCTTCTGGGAGATCCAGGGCTGCTGATGGTAACTATTTTGGAGAGGTGAGAGAAGGATGTGCCTTATTATGCAAAATGGAGGCTGGGGGGAGAACATGACCCCAGTGAGGCCTCTCGACACCAGCAAGAGGCTCCCGACAAGCCCCAGCAGTGAGAAACAGTAAGGAAAGGATCACAACTCACtacccttccttttctttttgattgtGGCCAGCCCTGTCTGACTTCGCACAAACTCCGAGTACCTGAAACGCTTGGGGAAATGGGATGTGCTCTTTCTGTTGGTGCACCAAGTCCTGCCTGTTAGAGGCAGTGGGAGGAGAGCATTGCAGCATTTCTTCAAGCTGTAAAGAGGCACCTGGGAGACTTGTCTCAAAAAGGGGCTGTTTTATTGCTTTAGAAGTATGAAGAACCTCCCCAAATGGAGCATGTTTTCTCCTAGTATGGCATCCAGAAGCGGGTACCCTATTCCACAGGAGGCTTCAATAGCACTTACAGACagtaaaagctttattttgcaTGATTGTTGTAAGTGTATATGTCCTCTTgtaatgtttgcttttcttctaaCAGTGCAACATCAACCTGTAATCTGCTGTAATGTCCAGTCCTAGTTTACAGCGCTGTTGCCTGCCCCCCcgttttcattttctgtctctgcGGATGATTGTTCGTACTTAGAAGTAGTTATTGGTCCTTATGACTttatgttgatttttctttttccttcagactATTTCCCCCAGTTCTTTGACATCATTTTGAATTTTGATCTTCCTCTTGATAGGCTCATTGACAGTCTAGCATCATCTACAAATGCCATAAGCATATTAGTGAAAACATAGAAGTGTGTGTCTGCCACACTTTTGGAGGCAGACCTCAATGATTACTGCCTTACTGGAGGCATTCCTTTGTTTCATGTTTATGAGAGTTATTATCCTGCTGTTCAAACAGCTgtgcaaacagctttgcttcaCTATTGCCGATCAGATGTTGACCTGAGATTGCAAAATGCTGTTCCTTGCAATATCTCCAGTCAGGTTTAGTGTTGGGTGAGCCTCCACTTCATAAGCTTGTGTTTAGATTTTTCACGGTAGAATAAAATGGAGCCAGTTTTTACTTTGAGCAATTCCTTGAAACTCCTTCAGTGCCTTGGCCAGTCAAGATAGCACTGGTTCCTGCCCCAAAAGCTTTGACTTTATTTTCTAGGaggcaaaaagagaaataagcaAGTTTCTCTGCCTTGCTTACCACTTTAAGCATATGCCCTGTTAGTCACATACAGTGactgtgctgcttttatttttctagagaTGATACTCCACACGTCCCCAATGAGAagcttggagaagaaaaggttCTGCAcataatagaaaatctgacttctCTGATAAAAGAGACATTTCCAGGTAGGAGTTGAGGGGATGAGAAAGGGAGAGGGGCACAGAGTCGCATGGGAAGAGCTTACCAGGGTGGAGAAATGACAGAATTGGGAAGAGGAAAGGCACAGAAGGGCTGTGGTTGTTGGAACTTGTTTGTCCTCTTCCTAGTTGCTGTATGGCGTGAGGCGTGTCTGTATTGAGGCATCTGATGTGTACTTGTTGTTTCAGGTTAACTCactcagaagagagaaaaataaaatgtttaggTAATTAGACATTAAGACTGAAAAGGCTGCAAGATTTCCTCACGCTTAATCCATGTCAGCAGTGGGGGAAGGAGCGTTATTGATGGTGAAAGCTCACTGATTCATCTGTAAAGCCATGGCTCTGGGGTGGCTTGTCCTGAGGAGGGATGGTCAGTGTTGTACCCCCGGTCAATGCAACCACATGGCCGTGGTGAGGATTCACTTTTGCAAAGCTCTCAAACCATGCTGTTCTTTCCAAGTCTGTGAGTGCCTCCGGGAGCTTTGGTGCTGAGGAACTCTGAAGTAAGCATGGATTCCTCTGtgcctccttttctctgtctctaGACACTAAAGTCTATGCGGCAATGGGCAATCATGACTTCCACCCCAAGAATCAGTTTCCAGGGAAAGAGCACAGGATCTACAACCGAACAGCTGAACTGTGGCGTCCCTGGCTGAATGATGCTTCCGTTCCTCTTTTCAGAGCAGGTATGGCACCACTGGCTCATGTTGGCAGCACTCTGGGGAGATGGGGCTGGTTAGAAGAATACCACAAATAGTTTTGCCTGCTTCTATGCTCAGAGCAACAgtatttatagagttatttgCAGAGGAATTGTCCAATTTAATGCTGATTTCTGGCACTGAGTTCTGCTGCATATGAGAAAGGAAGTTTCTTTATGCTTTAgtctctcctgctttcctcaAGTTACTGGAAAGTATCCCTACAGAGAATGCAGAGTGGTAAGcttcagtggaagaaaaatgatCTTTTAAGAAAGCTGCTGGTGCAGGCTAGTGCTGTGGCTCTCTAGGGCTGCCCAGCTCCTGGTGCTGCACACTGTCCCCATGCAGGGTCTCCCTTCACCTGGAGAGGCATAAGCATGACAAGAGATACACAGGGGGAAGAGTGGCTCCAAATCCCCATCCTGAAGTGGTCAGAGCGCTGCTGGCACCTTGTCCAGACAGTGACTCTGCTGTGGCCATTGCCAAGGAGAGCTGAGAGGGATGGAAACAAAGGGATCTGGGGTCACAGCAACCAGCGTGACCAGACCTCCAGCTCTTTCCCTGCTGGTTGCATTTTTCAGGAGCTTTCTACAGTGAGAAGCTGCCCAACCCAAGGACAAGGGGGAGAATGGTTGTCCTCAATACCAATCTGTACTACGACCAGAATGATGAGACAGCTGGTGAGGATGATCCTGGAGGGCAGTTCCAGTGGCTGGAAGAAACACTGACCAATGCCTCTAGAGCAGATGAAATGGTATTACaagaaattaataaacaaaCTTTGTAGAAGGCTTCTCCCAGCCTGGAAGCTCTTCTcatccctgctctcccctctgTGCAGTCACAGCAAGCCAGTGCTCTGTGGGAAGTATGGGCTTTGTGTTCAGTACAACTCTCCGCTTTTGTAGGTCTACATCGTGGGGCACGTCCCTCCTGGCTTCTTCGAGAAAAAACGAGGCAAGCCTTGGTTCCGGAGTGGCTTTAATGAACGATACTTGAAAATTGTGCAGAAGCACCACAGAGTGATTGCTGCCCAGTTTTTTGGGCACCATCACACGGACAGCTTTCGGATGTTTTACAGTGATACAGGTACTGGTTCTGGCCACCCAAGCATTTGCATGATAGCTTTTCCAACCCCCAGAAAGTCACTGTCGATGAGAGTTTTCAGTGGCTGTTAGCTGAATGCAGCTGAGAAGCCAGAAAAGGCTTGTAAAATGCCTTGGCCAACAGAAGACAACAGTGGTTCTGATCTCTACCCCCAGCCTGTAGCTCCAGCGCTCCTTCCTGTTTACTCTCAAATTTTGTTGTT
This Gavia stellata isolate bGavSte3 chromosome 29, bGavSte3.hap2, whole genome shotgun sequence DNA region includes the following protein-coding sequences:
- the SMPDL3B gene encoding acid sphingomyelinase-like phosphodiesterase 3b, encoding MQPVALLLLCPLAAGLSATGRFWHVTDLHWDPDYDAAAGAGQVCPSGGSRAVPAAGPWGSYLCDAPWRLLASAARAMRSRLQRPDFVLWTGDDTPHVPNEKLGEEKVLHIIENLTSLIKETFPDTKVYAAMGNHDFHPKNQFPGKEHRIYNRTAELWRPWLNDASVPLFRAGAFYSEKLPNPRTRGRMVVLNTNLYYDQNDETAGEDDPGGQFQWLEETLTNASRADEMVYIVGHVPPGFFEKKRGKPWFRSGFNERYLKIVQKHHRVIAAQFFGHHHTDSFRMFYSDTGSPINVMFLAPGVTPWKTTLPGVSNGANNPGIRVIDYDPDTLQVLDMVTYYLNLTHANMMASTWEEEFPTWEEEYRLTEAFQVPDGSAHSMQTVLERISKDPHYLQQYYEFNSVRYDLTPCEETCRIDHVCAIREVDFTKYNECVKISSSASAVTSGWLLLFCLLLGLVSPQQAL